One stretch of Chitinophaga pendula DNA includes these proteins:
- a CDS encoding RNA polymerase sigma factor: MPAYQDSEQLMLPAVWHAFTQGDKSAFTRLYHHFFSDLFTYGMYLSRDKAVVKECIQDLFITLWNRREELQAVRDIPAYLVRAMRNRMLTRLSSKTTVIFDELQEENYDFEISYPVVHRLIRDEQHALLYAHFKVAMKKLTPRQREMIYLRYMRGMSYEAVCDIMQITVKAGYKLMARSLETLRENLQHIPGIRHWWTLLVLLLGVLGG; encoded by the coding sequence ATGCCAGCATACCAAGACAGTGAACAGTTGATGCTACCAGCAGTGTGGCATGCATTTACGCAAGGTGACAAGTCTGCGTTCACCCGTTTGTACCATCATTTCTTTTCGGATCTTTTTACTTATGGCATGTATCTCAGCCGGGATAAGGCGGTGGTGAAGGAGTGTATTCAGGATCTTTTCATTACGCTGTGGAACCGGCGGGAGGAGTTGCAGGCGGTGCGGGATATCCCGGCATACCTGGTGCGTGCGATGCGTAACCGGATGCTGACGCGATTATCTTCCAAGACCACTGTTATTTTTGATGAGCTGCAGGAGGAGAACTATGATTTTGAGATCAGTTATCCGGTGGTGCACCGGTTGATCCGGGATGAGCAGCATGCGTTATTGTATGCGCATTTTAAGGTGGCGATGAAGAAGTTGACGCCGCGGCAGCGGGAGATGATCTACCTGCGTTATATGCGGGGGATGTCTTATGAGGCGGTGTGTGACATAATGCAGATTACGGTGAAGGCCGGTTATAAGCTGATGGCGCGATCTCTGGAGACGTTGCGGGAGAACCTGCAGCATATTCCCGGTATCCGTCATTGGTGGACGTTGCTGGTGTTGTTATTGGGCGTATTGGGAGGATGA
- a CDS encoding RidA family protein, whose product MKKLLLLPVLLLSLHAVAQNNDLVQFVNPASVSTPKGYSHAAVVDLGTCKMIIIAGQVALDKAGNLVGPGNLGVQTDQVFRNIKNIVEELGGNMNNIVKLSFFTTDVSKITDIRDARDRYINTKARPASTLVQVSRLFREDLLIEVEATAIIPKDNTKK is encoded by the coding sequence ATGAAAAAATTACTCCTGCTGCCAGTACTACTCCTGTCACTACATGCCGTCGCTCAAAACAATGACCTCGTACAATTCGTCAACCCGGCATCCGTATCCACCCCAAAAGGATATTCACATGCCGCCGTCGTCGATCTCGGCACCTGCAAAATGATCATCATCGCCGGACAAGTAGCCCTCGACAAAGCTGGTAATCTCGTCGGCCCGGGCAATCTCGGGGTACAAACAGACCAGGTTTTTCGTAACATCAAAAATATCGTAGAAGAACTGGGGGGCAACATGAACAACATTGTTAAACTGTCCTTCTTCACCACCGATGTCTCCAAGATCACCGACATCCGCGATGCCAGGGATCGTTATATCAACACAAAGGCCCGCCCAGCCAGTACCCTCGTACAGGTAAGCCGGCTATTCCGCGAAGACCTGCTCATCGAAGTAGAAGCCACCGCCATCATCCCCAAAGACAACACTAAAAAGTAG
- a CDS encoding HlyD family secretion protein, giving the protein MNQQHKSNRTDKVIARISTGMAILVVLCLVVWGGRTLLYQLKYEETNDAQVDEYINPVTVKVTGYIAEIRYEENQEVKKGDTLVLIDNREYAAHQEEAVAALHNAEAQIGVLRSAIHTSGQSAKVSEAQISAAKARLWHHEQEYERYRKLYDVESATRQQLEREQAALEVARSEYAAAQETYAAALARIEDARTQQDVAIAEVGRRSAILKKNELDVSYTVINAPYDGKMGRRTIQPGQLVQAGQTLAYIVDHEAGKWVIANFKETQIRHMHIGEQVAITVDAYPGQRFSGTIVSLSAATGSRFSLLPPDNATGNFVKIAQRIPVRIQLNGPPETLRWLNAGMSAIVCVVKNQKG; this is encoded by the coding sequence ATGAATCAACAACACAAATCGAATCGTACGGACAAGGTGATTGCGCGGATCAGTACGGGTATGGCTATCCTGGTGGTGTTATGCCTGGTGGTATGGGGAGGGCGCACATTGCTGTACCAGTTGAAATATGAGGAGACGAATGATGCGCAGGTGGATGAGTACATTAACCCGGTTACGGTGAAGGTGACAGGCTATATTGCGGAGATCCGGTATGAGGAGAACCAGGAGGTGAAGAAGGGGGATACGTTGGTGCTGATAGACAACCGGGAGTATGCGGCGCATCAGGAGGAGGCGGTAGCGGCGTTGCATAATGCGGAGGCGCAGATCGGGGTATTGCGCAGTGCGATACATACTTCGGGGCAGTCGGCGAAGGTGAGTGAGGCGCAGATATCGGCTGCGAAGGCGCGGTTATGGCATCATGAGCAGGAGTATGAGCGTTACAGGAAACTATATGATGTGGAGTCGGCTACGCGGCAGCAGCTAGAGCGGGAGCAGGCGGCGCTGGAGGTGGCGAGGTCGGAGTATGCGGCGGCGCAGGAGACCTATGCTGCTGCGCTGGCGAGGATAGAAGATGCTCGTACGCAGCAGGATGTGGCGATTGCCGAGGTGGGTCGTCGTAGTGCGATACTGAAAAAGAATGAGCTGGATGTATCTTATACGGTGATCAACGCGCCTTATGACGGTAAGATGGGCCGGCGTACGATACAGCCCGGGCAGCTGGTACAGGCGGGGCAGACGCTGGCATATATTGTGGATCACGAGGCCGGTAAGTGGGTGATAGCGAATTTCAAGGAGACGCAGATCCGGCATATGCATATTGGCGAGCAGGTAGCTATTACGGTGGATGCGTATCCCGGGCAGCGGTTTTCGGGGACGATCGTTTCTTTATCGGCAGCTACGGGGTCGCGGTTTTCGTTGTTGCCACCGGATAATGCTACGGGTAATTTTGTGAAGATCGCGCAGCGGATACCGGTGCGTATACAATTAAACGGGCCCCCTGAAACGTTGCGGTGGTTGAATGCGGGGATGAGTGCGATTGTGTGTGTCGTCAAAAATCAAAAGGGGTAA
- a CDS encoding MFS transporter — protein sequence MAADVFRSRVPEWLIRLTIVLVMLPTVMLFALSVANVNAAAGYYGAEPADVQFSMLLFYAAVACFPPLERRFFSRIATKEYFLLCLVLQVLVTWCCYETREIPVLFIGRFLQGMINCGVTSICLTLLFGRLRSEYSRETGYAIFYGMILCSAPLTSLLSAPLVDNFEYPVLYKAIIFTFMPGAVLLLLLMRNVRLSPKTPLYQLDGSSFILYAALLVGIGYVLVYGQQYYWLEDPRISGVLMAILLLAMGYGIRQYRRKRPFMHLGIFRSKGFLLGALLLAILYIIRGSLNITTAYFANVLGMDPYNLYELLLFNIGGIVAGIFCSSAMVKRKRPMQLIWMIGFGLMGVFHVWMYFLFSAQADAMTFVWPLVLQGVGAGMLMTPIILFMVSAVPEHMSQSAASAGVFIRFACFSASIALINYGQLFFSRTHAMRLSDHLSGVDEGVQERLYVYRAALQYRGMGSDQAAKAAQGLLDRATQQQAFLHFAMDYYEMITLLIIAVMCLIVTAPFINRILINVRSKQPAAATF from the coding sequence ATGGCAGCGGATGTATTCCGGTCGCGGGTACCGGAGTGGTTGATACGGTTGACGATCGTGCTGGTGATGTTGCCGACGGTGATGTTGTTTGCATTGTCTGTGGCGAATGTGAATGCTGCGGCGGGGTATTATGGTGCGGAGCCGGCGGATGTGCAGTTTTCGATGTTGTTGTTCTATGCGGCGGTGGCATGTTTTCCGCCCTTGGAGCGGCGGTTCTTCAGTCGTATTGCTACGAAGGAGTATTTCCTGCTTTGCCTGGTATTGCAGGTGTTGGTGACCTGGTGTTGTTATGAGACGCGGGAGATACCGGTACTGTTTATAGGCCGTTTTTTGCAAGGGATGATCAATTGCGGGGTGACGAGTATTTGTCTGACGTTGCTGTTCGGGCGATTGCGGTCGGAGTATTCGCGGGAGACGGGTTATGCTATTTTTTACGGGATGATCCTTTGTTCGGCACCGCTGACCTCTTTACTCAGTGCGCCGTTGGTTGATAATTTCGAGTACCCTGTGCTTTACAAGGCGATTATTTTCACGTTTATGCCCGGCGCGGTATTGTTATTGTTATTGATGAGGAATGTGCGGTTGAGCCCTAAAACGCCGTTGTATCAGCTGGATGGGTCCAGTTTTATACTATATGCTGCTTTACTGGTAGGTATTGGGTATGTGCTGGTATATGGGCAGCAATATTACTGGCTGGAGGATCCCCGTATTTCGGGTGTGCTGATGGCTATCTTGTTGCTGGCGATGGGTTATGGTATTCGTCAGTACCGGCGGAAGCGGCCATTTATGCATCTGGGGATATTTCGTAGTAAGGGTTTTTTGCTCGGCGCTTTGTTGTTGGCGATCCTGTATATTATCAGGGGCTCTTTAAACATTACGACTGCTTATTTTGCCAATGTGCTGGGGATGGACCCGTATAATCTGTATGAGTTGTTATTATTTAATATCGGCGGTATTGTAGCCGGTATCTTCTGTTCGTCGGCGATGGTGAAGCGGAAGCGGCCGATGCAGTTGATATGGATGATAGGTTTTGGTTTGATGGGGGTGTTTCATGTGTGGATGTATTTTTTATTCAGTGCGCAGGCGGATGCGATGACGTTTGTATGGCCTTTGGTATTACAAGGTGTTGGAGCGGGTATGTTGATGACACCTATTATCCTGTTTATGGTATCGGCGGTGCCGGAGCATATGAGTCAGTCGGCGGCATCTGCGGGGGTGTTTATCCGTTTTGCCTGTTTTTCCGCCAGTATTGCGTTGATCAATTACGGGCAGTTATTCTTTTCGCGTACGCATGCGATGCGTTTGAGCGATCATCTTTCGGGTGTGGATGAGGGGGTGCAGGAGCGGTTGTATGTATATCGTGCGGCGTTGCAGTACCGTGGGATGGGATCGGACCAGGCGGCGAAGGCTGCGCAAGGATTGCTGGATAGGGCGACCCAGCAGCAAGCCTTCTTACATTTCGCTATGGACTATTACGAGATGATCACCTTATTGATCATAGCGGTGATGTGCCTGATCGTGACGGCGCCGTTCATTAACCGTATCCTGATCAATGTGCGGTCGAAGCAGCCGGCGGCGGCTACTTTTTAG
- a CDS encoding FecR family protein, whose product MNNDYPDYAADDLLQHPGFLSSMRTARPYETDFWLSWRERYPGREQELEMAAQLYRLMHMQEDVVPTAVDVEEVWQRIAAETVSRPVYRSRRMVALAASILLLIGIGGGVVYWWQLPSKVVAMTKAGAREIMLPDGTRLVLQPGSECRYYTDLARAGRREIWVKGGAWLDVSKREAPFVVHLDSMEVVVLGTRFNVMSRQRQQHVMLEQGRVKVTEAHREVLLEPGEIAYRSGTHLRKQTIDIQLYSGWRTGKLEFENTTMKDIIALLAYAYGYEVRCPNEPGLLSRKISGSIAADNESSLLYTLSVAFRINFIQQENIITIIPNRSN is encoded by the coding sequence ATGAACAATGACTATCCGGACTATGCTGCGGATGATCTGTTGCAGCATCCTGGGTTTCTGTCGTCTATGCGTACGGCGAGGCCATATGAGACTGATTTCTGGCTATCCTGGCGGGAGCGTTATCCCGGGCGGGAGCAGGAGTTGGAGATGGCTGCGCAGTTGTACCGGTTGATGCATATGCAGGAGGATGTGGTACCGACGGCGGTTGATGTTGAGGAGGTATGGCAGCGTATTGCAGCGGAGACGGTGTCCCGGCCGGTATATCGTAGCCGGCGGATGGTGGCGTTGGCGGCATCTATATTACTGTTGATCGGTATTGGCGGAGGGGTGGTTTATTGGTGGCAGTTGCCATCTAAGGTGGTAGCGATGACGAAGGCGGGGGCACGTGAGATCATGTTGCCGGACGGTACGCGGTTGGTATTGCAGCCAGGCAGTGAGTGTCGTTATTATACGGACCTGGCGAGGGCTGGCCGGCGGGAGATATGGGTGAAGGGCGGTGCGTGGCTGGATGTGAGTAAGCGGGAGGCGCCTTTTGTGGTGCATTTGGACAGTATGGAAGTGGTGGTGTTGGGGACCCGGTTTAATGTGATGAGCCGTCAGCGGCAGCAGCATGTGATGCTGGAGCAAGGGCGGGTGAAGGTGACGGAGGCACATCGGGAGGTGTTGTTGGAACCTGGGGAGATTGCTTACCGCAGTGGTACACATTTGCGCAAGCAGACAATAGATATACAATTATATTCCGGATGGAGAACAGGAAAACTGGAATTTGAGAATACCACGATGAAAGATATCATTGCGCTATTAGCGTATGCTTATGGCTACGAGGTTCGTTGTCCGAACGAACCGGGGTTGCTGAGCAGAAAGATCAGCGGTAGTATTGCTGCTGACAATGAGTCCTCTTTACTTTATACATTATCTGTCGCATTCCGTATCAATTTTATTCAGCAGGAGAATATTATCACTATCATACCGAATCGTTCTAACTAA
- a CDS encoding C1 family peptidase, producing the protein MKNVRLSLLVIAIVWGMTACKKDNAGNEAGSTPDNTTVTPKYGLGARLNPEAFRNMRHINFDEVRARMTKLGFGEKVSSNAKAAALPSSIILNHPSIGDQGSTGTCVSWASGYALSGTLNNEFPVAGVTNPRSPWYVYQMDHSAAGNCDPNDGMYLTPGLDILINYGVPTYAADPSLGSPCRRPTAAMNTSAATDKVVNYAALSNLNDVKTALSMHLPVLMGFTVYSSFETAFSYGTTFKTISGSVLGGHAVCIIGYSDAKNAVLIQNSWGTSGGDASNRGCMWIDYNTLFNSRMQIELYSVWK; encoded by the coding sequence ATGAAAAATGTACGTTTATCGTTGCTAGTGATAGCAATCGTATGGGGCATGACTGCCTGTAAAAAAGATAACGCGGGCAATGAAGCCGGCAGCACACCTGATAATACCACTGTTACCCCGAAATATGGCTTAGGAGCGAGACTTAATCCGGAAGCCTTCCGCAATATGCGTCATATCAACTTTGACGAGGTGCGTGCGCGTATGACGAAGTTGGGTTTTGGTGAGAAGGTATCCAGCAATGCGAAGGCAGCTGCGTTGCCCAGCAGTATTATTCTCAATCACCCCTCTATTGGTGATCAGGGCAGTACGGGTACTTGTGTATCCTGGGCATCTGGTTATGCGTTGAGTGGTACACTGAACAATGAGTTTCCGGTAGCTGGCGTTACCAATCCGCGGAGTCCCTGGTATGTATACCAGATGGACCACTCTGCTGCTGGCAACTGTGATCCGAATGACGGTATGTACCTGACACCCGGTTTGGATATCCTGATCAATTACGGTGTGCCTACTTATGCGGCTGATCCTTCGTTAGGTTCTCCCTGTCGCCGGCCTACCGCTGCTATGAATACCAGTGCTGCCACTGACAAGGTAGTGAACTATGCAGCCTTATCTAACCTGAATGATGTAAAGACTGCGTTGAGTATGCACTTGCCTGTGTTGATGGGCTTTACTGTGTACAGCAGTTTTGAAACTGCGTTCAGCTACGGTACTACTTTCAAAACCATTTCTGGTTCTGTACTGGGTGGACATGCGGTTTGTATCATTGGTTATAGTGATGCTAAAAATGCGGTCCTGATCCAGAACAGCTGGGGTACCAGTGGTGGAGATGCTTCTAACCGTGGCTGTATGTGGATTGACTATAATACGCTCTTTAATTCCCGTATGCAGATAGAGTTGTATTCCGTATGGAAATAA
- a CDS encoding agmatine deiminase family protein, which yields MKRIKLSIRVAVLLGIAGITPVRSQQVANKPSLYSAYHIPGEYTRHARTWMQWPVGDSSYHQPGQLQKVRVNMALLARTIADFEEVVMLTGSAELENARRLCGPGVKIMPLALSGRRIRDISPAFAKDDSGGMTIVDMHAHAGGDAQVVAGDSLLSQCLGKQLGIPVVSAGFAAAGGALEGDGSGTLIASEYLLIPGEAGKGVSKPMLERQLSATLGVRKVIWMKGRQELRMTAAPANGFIRFVRPGVVLAERYPGWDEGYHSAEAKVIREAIEVLQHTKDASGQALEVKVIEVPQKVRSASAGFVRSYAGYYVCNGAVIMPCYGDKTADDKARQVIQGLYPDRKVVQVNVDELCESGSSIHDVTKEQPAS from the coding sequence ATGAAAAGAATAAAACTATCCATCAGGGTAGCTGTACTGTTGGGCATAGCGGGCATTACGCCAGTACGCAGTCAGCAGGTAGCCAACAAACCATCTCTTTACAGTGCTTATCATATACCCGGGGAGTATACAAGACATGCGCGTACCTGGATGCAATGGCCGGTGGGTGACAGTAGTTATCATCAACCGGGGCAGTTGCAGAAGGTGCGTGTCAACATGGCGCTGTTGGCCAGGACGATTGCTGACTTTGAGGAGGTGGTAATGTTGACCGGCAGTGCGGAGTTGGAGAATGCGCGGCGGCTTTGCGGGCCCGGGGTGAAGATCATGCCTTTAGCGTTGAGCGGACGTCGTATACGGGATATCAGTCCGGCCTTTGCAAAGGATGACAGTGGTGGGATGACGATTGTTGATATGCACGCCCATGCAGGCGGTGATGCACAAGTGGTGGCGGGAGACAGTCTGTTATCGCAATGTTTGGGGAAGCAGCTGGGTATTCCGGTGGTCAGTGCAGGCTTTGCGGCAGCAGGCGGGGCATTGGAAGGTGACGGTTCTGGTACGTTGATCGCTTCGGAGTATTTATTGATACCTGGGGAAGCAGGTAAGGGTGTGTCGAAGCCTATGCTGGAGCGTCAGTTATCGGCGACATTGGGAGTACGGAAGGTGATCTGGATGAAGGGGCGGCAGGAGTTGCGTATGACGGCGGCGCCTGCTAACGGTTTTATTCGATTTGTGCGTCCCGGGGTGGTATTAGCGGAGCGATATCCAGGTTGGGATGAGGGGTATCACAGTGCGGAGGCGAAGGTGATACGGGAAGCGATAGAGGTATTGCAGCATACGAAGGATGCCAGCGGGCAGGCTTTGGAGGTGAAGGTGATAGAGGTGCCGCAGAAGGTGCGTTCGGCCTCTGCGGGATTTGTGCGCAGCTATGCCGGTTATTATGTATGTAATGGTGCGGTGATCATGCCCTGTTATGGCGATAAGACTGCGGATGATAAGGCGAGGCAGGTGATACAAGGGTTGTATCCGGATCGTAAGGTGGTACAGGTGAATGTAGATGAGCTATGTGAGAGTGGGAGTAGTATCCATGATGTGACGAAGGAGCAGCCAGCGAGCTGA
- a CDS encoding AraC family transcriptional regulator yields the protein MKKVGLAQLLTAVEEIPAAAFIWHEKEEHNLPYHQHNKGQLMYIDGGAAFLYTRDQTYFLPARHYMWVPAGVEHYFEHRYPANYIRTIYFFLDPTEHSDPFYNKTGIYPVNNLLLEMIMYTAKWDGNILPGTKPFQFLTTLKQLLPEISIQPLPISIPTTHQERMRPILLYIQTHLHEPLSLESVGHTFGFSERTLTRMFRSAMDISFFQYLKLARIIRAMELLLQTDKTISEIAYDTGYNSISAFSNTFCKLVGQRPSAFAASATGSIREEEE from the coding sequence ATGAAGAAAGTAGGACTCGCTCAGCTGCTCACCGCCGTAGAAGAAATACCGGCTGCAGCATTTATATGGCACGAAAAAGAAGAACACAACCTCCCCTATCACCAACACAACAAAGGACAACTCATGTACATAGATGGTGGCGCCGCCTTCCTCTATACTAGAGATCAAACCTATTTCCTGCCCGCCAGACACTACATGTGGGTGCCCGCCGGCGTCGAACACTATTTCGAACATCGATACCCGGCCAACTACATCCGTACCATCTACTTCTTTCTCGATCCCACAGAACACTCCGATCCCTTCTACAATAAAACAGGCATCTACCCCGTCAATAACCTCCTGCTGGAAATGATCATGTACACCGCCAAATGGGATGGCAATATCCTGCCGGGCACAAAACCTTTCCAGTTCCTCACCACCCTAAAACAACTACTCCCCGAGATCAGTATCCAACCACTACCCATCTCCATCCCCACCACCCACCAGGAACGCATGCGCCCCATCCTCCTCTATATACAAACACACCTGCACGAACCCCTCTCCCTCGAAAGCGTCGGCCATACCTTCGGCTTCAGCGAACGTACACTCACCCGCATGTTCCGCTCCGCAATGGACATCTCCTTCTTCCAGTACCTTAAACTGGCCCGCATCATCCGCGCCATGGAACTACTGCTGCAAACAGATAAGACCATCAGCGAAATCGCCTACGATACCGGCTATAACAGCATATCCGCTTTCAGCAATACCTTCTGCAAACTCGTCGGTCAACGCCCTTCCGCATTCGCCGCCAGCGCCACCGGCAGCATACGCGAAGAAGAAGAATGA
- a CDS encoding TolC family protein — translation MALLTLCVCHPAGAQDGRVPDGMTLSDIWRRADEYNKQLRIQQLKVQHSYAQVEIATEARLPEIKAEGLYARVSNLAIYEAGLLKTPSQYPVVHTFYKAGADATLAIYRGGSINRNIRIKKTAAHLAEERQHLTAAEVHYTAALHYLDIYRSRRYRSLVLQDIAERERQLQEIRQLHQNGVVLKSDLLRAELKLSQQRMSLLEIENSIRIAMQQLSIMIGLPDSTDLHVAEDTTLVQPMPVSSYETCLEAAHQHSFAFKISGYETALSALALGEVKAGILPVIQFFAEYAYTYPQIQFYPYSVAPYGLGQTGVKASVPISAFYHNKRKVQAASIAHAEAEVVHADMEDHIREEVYTAYLRYTEALTRIGVARENIVQAQENYRIVRHTYFNQLSLLTDLLDAETQLLSSQFDLTTAQVAARVRYYQLQKAIGNL, via the coding sequence ATGGCTTTGCTCACTTTGTGTGTCTGTCATCCGGCGGGGGCACAAGACGGTCGTGTGCCTGACGGGATGACCCTTTCCGATATCTGGCGGCGTGCCGACGAATACAATAAGCAATTAAGGATACAGCAGCTGAAGGTACAGCATAGTTATGCGCAGGTGGAGATAGCGACGGAGGCCCGTTTGCCGGAGATAAAGGCGGAAGGGTTATATGCCCGGGTCTCGAACCTGGCGATCTATGAAGCCGGGTTATTAAAAACGCCCAGTCAGTATCCGGTGGTACATACGTTTTACAAGGCCGGGGCGGATGCCACCCTTGCTATTTACCGGGGCGGCAGTATCAACAGGAATATCCGTATAAAAAAGACGGCAGCACACCTGGCGGAGGAGCGGCAGCATCTGACGGCTGCGGAGGTGCATTACACTGCTGCGTTGCATTACCTGGATATTTACCGTAGCCGGCGTTACCGGTCGTTGGTCCTGCAGGACATAGCGGAGCGGGAGCGGCAGTTGCAGGAGATACGGCAGTTGCATCAGAACGGGGTGGTGCTCAAGAGTGATCTGTTAAGGGCGGAGTTGAAGTTGTCCCAGCAGCGGATGTCGTTGCTGGAGATCGAGAATAGTATCCGTATAGCGATGCAGCAGCTGAGCATTATGATTGGTTTGCCAGACAGTACGGATTTGCATGTAGCGGAGGATACGACATTGGTACAGCCGATGCCGGTATCTTCTTATGAGACGTGCCTGGAGGCGGCACATCAGCATTCGTTTGCCTTTAAGATCTCCGGTTATGAAACGGCGCTCAGTGCGTTAGCGCTCGGGGAGGTAAAAGCAGGCATACTACCGGTTATTCAGTTTTTTGCCGAGTATGCCTACACTTACCCCCAGATACAGTTCTATCCCTATTCGGTAGCGCCCTACGGGTTGGGGCAGACGGGAGTGAAGGCCAGTGTGCCGATATCTGCCTTTTATCATAACAAGCGGAAGGTGCAGGCAGCCAGTATTGCACACGCGGAAGCGGAGGTGGTGCATGCTGATATGGAAGACCATATCCGGGAGGAGGTGTATACGGCGTATCTGCGGTATACGGAGGCGTTGACGCGGATCGGTGTAGCGCGGGAGAACATAGTGCAGGCGCAGGAGAACTACCGTATTGTACGCCATACTTATTTCAACCAGTTGTCGCTGCTGACGGATCTGCTGGATGCGGAGACGCAGTTATTATCGTCGCAATTTGACCTGACGACGGCGCAGGTGGCTGCCAGGGTACGTTATTATCAATTACAGAAAGCTATAGGCAATTTATAA